The Marivirga tractuosa DSM 4126 genome contains the following window.
TGTATATTTACATCAAACTTTAAATTATGGCACGTCAAAGTATTTCATTTACCGAACCGAATGACGAGTGGTTAAAATCCCAAGTCGACAGTCAGGAATATTCAAGCAAAAGCGAATTAGTGAACGATTTAATCCGACAAGCAAGAAGCCAACAAAAGCAAATTGATTGGATTAAAGCAAAACTTGAAAAATCGGAGAAAAGTGGTTTTACAGATGCAACTAAAGAACAGATTTTAGCAGAATCTAAGTCTAATTTGAATGGCTGATTACAGACTAAGCAACGAAGCCAAAAACGACCTCATCAGAATACACCAATACGGAGTTAAAAAATTTGGTGAAGTACAAGCCGACAAGTACTTCAATACATTTTTCGATTACTTTGACATGATTGCAGAGAGACCATTTTCATACGAATCAGTTGACTACATTAAAGAAGGATATAGACGTTGTGTTTGCGGAGCTGATAGCATCTATTTTAGGATCAATGATAATGATAATATTGCTGAGATTATGGCAATCATTGGCCGACAGGATATTACTGGAAAAATAACATAAAGTTGCAAACATCTGCTAAAAATGTATTTACTCATTGCTGCTAGCCA
Protein-coding sequences here:
- a CDS encoding ribbon-helix-helix domain-containing protein, with amino-acid sequence MARQSISFTEPNDEWLKSQVDSQEYSSKSELVNDLIRQARSQQKQIDWIKAKLEKSEKSGFTDATKEQILAESKSNLNG
- a CDS encoding type II toxin-antitoxin system RelE/ParE family toxin, whose protein sequence is MADYRLSNEAKNDLIRIHQYGVKKFGEVQADKYFNTFFDYFDMIAERPFSYESVDYIKEGYRRCVCGADSIYFRINDNDNIAEIMAIIGRQDITGKIT